In the Mytilus trossulus isolate FHL-02 chromosome 1, PNRI_Mtr1.1.1.hap1, whole genome shotgun sequence genome, one interval contains:
- the LOC134727146 gene encoding sex peptide receptor-related protein 2-like translates to MDTNVSWSQGDVPRGMTKAINSTHEFYYYTIYEYESYNHYDPCGNGSEEQNYVHRHSGMEIFINIFLPILCVSGIVGIILTVIVLSRKNMCTSTNTYLMSLAVADLGFLCLVGCRSLDRHLSGKALYSFYAFYEYAQIFIHTFLLSSVWLTVMLAVERYIAICHPLKAISICTVKRSRIIILLIFVVSFYCRVPNFFELKLETFYLCGEPVRQVVLTPLALNTTYKIIYAWIIDCAICAIIPFLFLVYLNIRLVLEIRKSTKYLRYHIGINSNMQNIVAHEQLKITMMLVSVIVAFFICQAPYVIYIAYVNIHKFSFDNFSNDKRKTFEIIMCITLFLLAVKSAFNFILYCWFSEKFWNTFKRVFCVRYCTMKHSTKRKNHTVHSADNNATSSVRKTSYLTKDTIC, encoded by the coding sequence ATGGACACAAACGTAAGTTGGAGCCAGGGAGATGTTCCTCGCGGAATGACCAAAGCAATAAACAGTACACACGAATTTTACTACTATACCATTTATGAATATGAATCTTACAACCACTATGATCCATGTGGCAATGGTTCGGAGGAACAAAATTACGTCCACCGCCATAGTGGAATGGAAATATTCATTAACATATTTCTTCCTATACTCTGCGTAAGTGGTATAGTCGGCATCATACTGACAGTTATTGTTCTGAGCAGGAAAAATATGTGCACATCAACAAATACATATCTGATGTCCCTCGCTGTCGCTGACTTAGGCTTTCTTTGTCTTGTTGGATGCAGAAGTCTTGATCGTCACTTATCCGGCAAAGCTTTATATTCGTTTTATGCATTTTATGAGTACGCGCAGATATTTATACACACGTTCCTTCTGTCGTCTGTTTGGTTAACAGTGATGCTCGCTGTCGAGCGGTATATCGCCATTTGTCACCCACTGAAAGCTATATCAATTTGTACAGTCAAAAGATCAAGAATTATCATTCTTCTCATATTCGTTGTGTCATTTTACTGTCGAGTTCCAAATTTCTTCGAATTAAAACTTGAAACATTTTACCTTTGTGGCGAACCGGTTCGCCAAGTTGTTTTGACACCTCTTGCACTCAATACAACCTACAAGATCATATATGCTTGGATTATCGACTGTGCAATATGCGCAATTATTCCATTTCTTTTCTTGGTATACCTGAACATTCGACTTGTCCTTGAAATTCGTAAATCCACAAAATACCTACGTTATCATATTGGAATAAACTCTAACATGCAGAATATAGTCGCGCATGAGCAACTGAAGATAACAATGATGTTGGTTAGTGTTATTGTAGCTTTTTTCATATGTCAAGCCCCTTATGTCATATACATAGCTTATGTCAATATACACAAGTTTAGCTTTGACAATTTTTCAAATGACAAGAGAAAAAcctttgaaataataatgtgtATAACATTGTTTCTATTAGCAGTTAAGTCCGCTTTTAACTTTATACTGTATTGTTGGTTCAGTGAAAAGTTTTGGAACACCTTCAAACGAGTATTCTGTGTAAGATATTGTACAATGAAACACTCAACGAAAAGGAAAAACCATACAGTCCATTCGGCAGACAATAACGCTACGAGCAGTGTCAGAAAAACATCTTATCTTACAAAGGATACTATCTGTTAG